Proteins encoded in a region of the Gordonia crocea genome:
- a CDS encoding DUF3107 domain-containing protein, producing MSVEVKIGIVDSPRELAVQVADDSEKTFDAVSAALTGKSELLTLVDDRGSRFLVPSAKIAYAEVGSAEVRRVGFGSK from the coding sequence ATGAGCGTGGAAGTGAAGATCGGCATCGTCGACAGCCCCCGGGAACTGGCCGTGCAGGTGGCCGATGACAGCGAGAAGACGTTCGACGCGGTGTCGGCCGCGCTGACCGGTAAGAGTGAATTGCTCACCCTCGTCGACGATCGCGGTTCGCGCTTCCTGGTCCCGTCGGCGAAGATCGCCTACGCCGAGGTCGGCAGCGCCGAGGTGCGCCGCGTGGGCTTCGGCTCCAAGTAG
- a CDS encoding TetR/AcrR family transcriptional regulator gives MTTSSTSSSGRNGTRLPRSARRLQLLDAASEIFVERGYHSAGMDEIAIHAGVSKPVLYQHFPSKLDLYIAVVDSHGEKLVTTINNALRTSTDNRQRVRAAVAAFFDFVDLDNSGYRLIFTSDAKDPAVIKRVEGAIEACVDAVYQLVMHDSGYDPYRSRMLAAGLVGASQVNARYWIDAQRPVEKQVAVDTTVALLWGGLSHVPNQNVEKPRP, from the coding sequence ATGACCACGTCCAGCACGAGTTCGTCGGGCCGCAACGGCACTCGCCTGCCGCGCAGCGCCCGTCGGCTCCAACTCCTCGACGCCGCCAGCGAGATCTTTGTCGAGCGCGGCTACCACTCGGCGGGGATGGACGAGATCGCTATCCATGCGGGCGTCTCCAAGCCGGTGCTGTACCAACACTTCCCGTCGAAGCTCGACCTCTACATCGCCGTCGTCGACTCCCATGGGGAGAAGCTCGTGACGACGATCAACAACGCATTGCGCACCAGCACCGACAACCGCCAACGCGTGCGCGCCGCGGTGGCGGCCTTCTTCGATTTCGTCGACCTCGACAACTCCGGCTACCGGCTGATCTTCACCTCCGACGCCAAAGACCCGGCGGTCATCAAGCGCGTCGAAGGGGCGATCGAGGCCTGCGTGGACGCGGTCTACCAGCTCGTCATGCACGACTCGGGCTACGACCCGTATCGGTCGCGGATGCTGGCCGCCGGCCTGGTCGGCGCGAGCCAGGTCAACGCACGGTACTGGATCGACGCCCAACGCCCGGTGGAAAAGCAAGTCGCGGTGGATACCACCGTCGCCCTGCTGTGGGGCGGCCTGTCCCACGTCCCGAATCAGAACGTCGAGAAGCCCCGTCCCTGA
- a CDS encoding ferritin-like fold-containing protein: MDENPGIAKLFSVLIAGEYAAHSRLISESAMAPDVASRIAIGRMAASEMNHFEELAQQLVKRGIDPLEAVLTHLDIFDRYHGTTNPKTWDEVMVKAYVGDGLAADVYREIADGMPDEARTVVSTVMAQTGNSEFARDWVRARVAEQPDLKWPLTLWGRRLLGEAITHAQWVLAAEEEVTDLLFTGGSTDLAAVSRFFDSVTERHAERMADLGLG; encoded by the coding sequence ATGGACGAAAACCCCGGCATCGCGAAGCTGTTCTCGGTTCTCATCGCCGGCGAGTACGCCGCCCATAGCCGGCTGATTTCCGAGTCCGCGATGGCGCCCGACGTGGCCAGCCGGATCGCGATCGGCCGGATGGCCGCCTCGGAGATGAACCACTTCGAGGAGCTGGCCCAGCAGCTGGTCAAGCGGGGGATCGACCCACTGGAGGCGGTGCTGACCCACCTCGACATCTTCGACCGGTACCACGGCACCACCAACCCCAAGACGTGGGACGAGGTGATGGTGAAGGCCTACGTCGGCGACGGCTTGGCCGCCGACGTCTACCGCGAGATCGCCGACGGGATGCCCGACGAGGCGCGCACCGTCGTGTCGACGGTGATGGCGCAGACCGGCAACTCCGAGTTCGCCCGCGACTGGGTGCGCGCCCGGGTTGCCGAGCAGCCGGATCTGAAGTGGCCGTTGACCCTGTGGGGACGCCGCCTCCTAGGCGAGGCGATCACCCATGCGCAGTGGGTCCTCGCCGCTGAAGAGGAGGTGACCGACCTGCTGTTCACGGGGGGCTCCACCGACCTCGCCGCCGTTTCCCGATTCTTCGACTCGGTCACCGAGCGTCATGCGGAACGCATGGCGGACTTGGGGTTGGGGTAG
- a CDS encoding sensor histidine kinase, whose product MSTLADLLAVHTSLSDEQGGHLQRLVGEWQLLADLSFADLLLSVPDTADGPTGGFVTVAQCRPNTASTVLPADEVSRVVSAERGRAMRGAMTDGKIVVDQAAMLGGVALRRDLIPVRFDGEVIAVLTQAAANTDRIPSPLERAYQASAGDLCNMVADGTFPPVEGNEAGLSTPRAGDGFVRIDAEAHVLYASPNALSAFHRMGFTSDLTGAHLGDVLAELVSDAFDAQDAAAMIRLGASGPALDPGAAGDRVLRLEIDARRATVLVRVVPLRPRGVATGAIVLVRDVTEVKRRDRALISKDATIREIHHRVKNNLQSVSALLRLQARRTSNPDAQTALTEAVRRVASIALVHEFLSGSVDEEVEVDEVVNRLLPVLVDATNTSAGNAQVVVDGRFGVLPADLAMPLVMVLTELIQNSVEHGFTGGRAGRIEVQARRGLRELSIRVSDDGDGIADDFDVATSGHLGLQIVRTLVEIDLNGTVEFGNAPGGGASVQVVIPVAPQANGLLANEKAPDAGGVRG is encoded by the coding sequence GTGTCGACCCTCGCCGATCTCCTTGCCGTCCACACCTCCCTCTCCGACGAGCAGGGCGGGCATTTGCAGCGCCTGGTGGGGGAGTGGCAGCTGCTGGCCGACCTGTCCTTTGCCGACCTGCTGCTGTCGGTGCCCGACACCGCCGACGGTCCGACCGGCGGGTTTGTGACCGTTGCCCAGTGCCGGCCCAACACGGCCTCGACGGTGCTGCCCGCCGACGAGGTCAGCCGTGTGGTCAGCGCCGAACGAGGCCGGGCGATGCGCGGCGCGATGACCGACGGGAAGATCGTCGTCGACCAGGCGGCGATGCTGGGCGGGGTCGCGTTGCGACGCGATCTGATCCCGGTCCGCTTCGACGGCGAGGTGATCGCCGTCCTCACCCAGGCCGCGGCCAACACCGACCGCATCCCGTCGCCGTTGGAACGGGCCTACCAGGCCTCGGCGGGAGACCTGTGCAACATGGTGGCCGACGGGACGTTTCCGCCGGTCGAGGGCAATGAGGCCGGGCTGTCCACCCCGCGCGCCGGAGACGGTTTCGTGCGCATCGACGCCGAGGCCCACGTCCTCTACGCCAGCCCGAACGCGTTGTCGGCCTTCCACCGCATGGGCTTCACCAGCGACCTCACCGGGGCCCATCTGGGGGATGTCCTGGCCGAGCTGGTGTCCGACGCCTTCGACGCGCAGGACGCGGCGGCGATGATCCGCCTCGGCGCGTCCGGCCCGGCGCTGGATCCGGGGGCGGCCGGCGACCGGGTGCTGCGCCTGGAGATCGACGCCCGTCGGGCGACCGTACTGGTCCGCGTCGTGCCGCTGCGTCCCCGCGGGGTGGCCACCGGCGCGATCGTGCTGGTCCGCGACGTCACCGAGGTCAAACGCCGCGATCGAGCCCTGATCAGCAAGGATGCGACGATCCGCGAGATCCACCACCGGGTGAAGAACAACCTGCAGAGCGTGTCGGCGCTGTTGCGACTGCAGGCCCGACGCACGTCCAATCCCGACGCGCAGACCGCGCTGACCGAGGCGGTGCGGCGGGTGGCCTCAATCGCCCTGGTCCACGAGTTCCTCTCCGGCAGCGTCGACGAGGAGGTCGAGGTCGACGAGGTCGTCAACCGCCTGCTGCCGGTGTTGGTCGACGCGACCAACACCAGCGCCGGCAACGCGCAGGTCGTCGTCGATGGTCGGTTCGGCGTGCTGCCCGCCGACCTGGCGATGCCCCTGGTGATGGTGCTGACCGAATTGATCCAGAACTCGGTCGAGCACGGATTCACCGGCGGCCGGGCCGGGCGGATCGAGGTACAGGCCCGCCGCGGATTGCGGGAGCTGTCGATCCGGGTGAGCGACGACGGCGACGGCATCGCCGACGATTTCGATGTCGCCACCAGCGGCCACCTCGGGCTGCAAATCGTGCGCACCCTGGTCGAGATCGACCTCAACGGCACCGTCGAGTTCGGCAACGCGCCGGGCGGAGGCGCCTCGGTGCAGGTCGTCATCCCGGTTGCGCCGCAGGCCAACGGGTTGCTGGCGAACGAAAAAGCCCCGGACGCCGGTGGCGTCCGGGGCTGA
- a CDS encoding ParA family protein, whose product MTTIVAIANQKGGVAKTTTTVSLGAALADLDASVLVVDLDPQGCLTFSLGHDPDQLQVSVHDVLLGEEEIADALLTTDDGVTLLPATIDLAGAEALLLMRPGREYALKRALADVAQDYDVILIDCPPSLGVLTLNGLTAAGSVMVPLQCETLAHRGVGQLLRTVTEVQQITNPDLQLLGAIATLYDARTTHSRDVLADVADRYDLSVINPPIPRTVRFAEASASGVSVLRGRKNKGAIAYRELAQNLWNHWTKGAELTAFDVEL is encoded by the coding sequence ATGACAACCATCGTCGCGATCGCCAATCAGAAGGGCGGCGTCGCCAAGACCACCACCACCGTCTCGCTGGGGGCCGCGTTGGCCGACCTGGACGCCTCGGTCCTCGTCGTCGATCTTGATCCGCAGGGCTGCCTGACGTTCTCCCTGGGGCACGATCCCGACCAGCTCCAGGTCTCGGTCCACGACGTGCTGCTGGGCGAGGAGGAGATCGCCGACGCGCTGTTGACCACCGACGACGGGGTGACCCTGCTGCCGGCCACCATCGACCTGGCCGGCGCCGAGGCGCTGCTGCTGATGCGGCCGGGCCGCGAATATGCGCTCAAGCGCGCGCTGGCCGACGTGGCGCAGGACTATGACGTGATCCTGATCGACTGCCCGCCCTCGTTGGGCGTGCTGACCCTCAACGGGCTGACCGCCGCCGGATCGGTCATGGTGCCGCTGCAGTGCGAGACCCTGGCCCACCGGGGTGTCGGGCAGCTGTTGCGGACGGTGACCGAGGTTCAGCAGATCACCAACCCGGACCTGCAGCTTCTCGGGGCCATCGCCACGCTCTACGACGCGCGGACGACGCACAGCCGCGACGTCTTGGCCGACGTCGCCGACCGCTACGACCTGTCGGTGATCAACCCGCCGATCCCGCGCACGGTGCGGTTCGCCGAGGCCTCGGCCTCCGGGGTGTCGGTGCTGCGCGGCCGCAAGAACAAGGGCGCCATCGCATACCGCGAGCTCGCACAGAACCTGTGGAACCACTGGACCAAGGGTGCCGAGCTGACGGCCTTCGACGTGGAGCTCTGA
- a CDS encoding diacylglycerol/lipid kinase family protein, producing MRAMLIVNPYATATTPAGRDTLAHTLGSRMDLTVEQTTHRGHAEEFARRALDDGGYDAVVVHGGDGSVNEVVNGLLGRPDDPPPATQPRLGIIPGGSANVFARALGIDADPLRATAQLIELLESGAQRRVNLGVTDDRWFLFNCGMGIDARVVAAMEAKRHRGKAATPGRYLFTTVVTFLRNRADQQRFTVTVTDRDQTTTTLTDTSFAFVLNTTPWTFLGGRVIETNPTTSLAGGLGVFASSTMSVARNLPLATRLLVGADPRAGHLFRDDDVTAVSFSSPTPLPTQIDGDFTGDRAEMTFGYRADALAVVAPAEQGR from the coding sequence GTGCGCGCCATGCTCATCGTCAATCCCTACGCGACCGCCACCACGCCGGCCGGCCGCGACACCCTTGCCCACACCCTGGGTTCCCGAATGGACCTCACGGTCGAGCAGACCACCCACCGGGGGCACGCCGAGGAGTTCGCGCGGCGGGCGCTCGACGACGGTGGCTACGACGCGGTCGTCGTCCACGGCGGCGACGGCTCGGTCAACGAGGTCGTCAACGGGCTGCTCGGCCGCCCCGATGACCCGCCGCCCGCCACGCAGCCACGGTTGGGCATCATCCCCGGCGGGAGTGCCAACGTCTTCGCGCGGGCGCTGGGCATCGACGCCGATCCGCTGCGGGCCACCGCCCAACTGATCGAACTGTTGGAATCGGGCGCCCAGCGCCGGGTGAACCTGGGTGTCACCGACGACCGCTGGTTCCTCTTCAACTGCGGCATGGGGATCGACGCCCGCGTGGTCGCCGCCATGGAGGCCAAGCGCCACCGCGGAAAGGCGGCCACCCCGGGCCGATACCTGTTCACCACGGTGGTGACCTTCCTGCGCAACCGCGCCGACCAGCAGCGCTTCACCGTCACCGTCACCGACCGGGACCAGACGACCACGACGCTGACCGACACCAGCTTCGCCTTCGTCCTCAACACCACGCCGTGGACGTTCTTGGGCGGGCGGGTCATCGAGACCAACCCGACCACCTCGCTGGCCGGCGGCCTCGGCGTCTTCGCCTCGTCGACGATGAGCGTCGCGCGCAACCTGCCGCTGGCGACCCGGCTGCTGGTGGGGGCCGACCCGCGCGCCGGGCACCTCTTCCGCGACGACGACGTGACCGCCGTGTCCTTCTCCTCCCCGACACCCCTGCCGACGCAGATCGACGGCGACTTCACCGGTGACCGCGCGGAGATGACTTTCGGGTATCGTGCCGACGCGCTGGCCGTCGTCGCACCCGCTGAGCAGGGCCGCTAG
- a CDS encoding WhiB family transcriptional regulator yields MDWRHKAICRDEDPELFFPVGTSGPAIAQIADAKLVCNRCPVTAECLTWALDSGQDAGVWGGMSEDERRALKRRTARTRARSTV; encoded by the coding sequence ATGGATTGGCGCCACAAGGCAATCTGTCGCGACGAAGACCCCGAGCTGTTCTTCCCGGTGGGGACGAGCGGTCCGGCGATCGCCCAGATCGCCGACGCGAAGCTTGTGTGCAACCGCTGCCCGGTGACGGCCGAGTGCCTGACCTGGGCGCTGGACTCCGGCCAGGACGCCGGTGTCTGGGGCGGGATGAGCGAGGACGAGCGCCGCGCGCTGAAGCGCCGCACCGCCCGCACCCGCGCGCGCAGCACCGTCTAA
- a CDS encoding 50S ribosomal protein bL37 yields MGKRGRKKRARKKNAANHGKRPNA; encoded by the coding sequence ATGGGAAAGCGTGGACGCAAGAAGCGCGCTCGCAAGAAGAACGCCGCCAACCACGGCAAGCGGCCGAACGCCTGA
- a CDS encoding Rv3212 family protein gives MPPLRRRPVDLVVTALIVVAVVVAAVGIWYFSSARRTTLTPPTASPAAQPYPAQVPARLVHRWTAPSTATRSPQVTDSVVLTGDGGVVQARDPRTGQAIWRYERKIPVCAVLSAWSPTTPTALAAYANSRGCGEVTAIDAHRGTRRGTRSSDADKTVTLTSDGGYVLSIGPTRLETWGSNLVRGIEYGRIDARVKPDLGRHDGHGCRLKSGMTAGDRVAIIEHCDGDPGYRLTVIGAVLDKDEKIPSYGSTVITSGTAFAPPVVVGMSDSAIGVYDGGANTPEPTAAAIRTFDSDGAETGRHPVPGGAELPAGSESVAGEGLVSVWTGAATAVLDAISMVPRFTVAGTSGPGVALGESMLIPDPEGYLVVDAATGRRTGQIPVSRENPEVRDPIIPAAIGDGIVEQRGTLVSVYGP, from the coding sequence ATGCCCCCGTTGCGCCGACGGCCCGTCGACCTCGTCGTCACGGCGCTGATCGTCGTCGCCGTCGTCGTCGCCGCGGTCGGCATTTGGTATTTCAGCTCCGCCCGCAGGACGACGCTGACCCCGCCAACGGCCTCTCCGGCCGCGCAGCCCTATCCGGCACAGGTCCCGGCCCGACTGGTCCACCGCTGGACCGCGCCGTCGACGGCGACCCGGTCTCCGCAGGTCACCGACAGCGTTGTGCTCACCGGGGACGGCGGCGTGGTCCAGGCACGCGATCCGCGCACCGGCCAGGCGATCTGGCGCTACGAGCGGAAGATCCCGGTGTGCGCGGTGCTCTCGGCCTGGTCGCCGACGACGCCCACCGCCCTGGCCGCCTACGCCAACTCCCGCGGCTGCGGGGAGGTCACCGCGATCGACGCGCACCGCGGTACCCGCCGCGGGACCCGAAGCTCCGACGCCGACAAAACCGTGACCCTCACCTCCGACGGCGGCTACGTCCTGAGCATCGGCCCCACCCGGCTGGAGACCTGGGGCTCGAACCTGGTGCGCGGCATCGAATACGGTCGCATCGACGCCCGCGTCAAACCGGATCTCGGCCGCCACGACGGCCACGGCTGCCGGCTGAAGTCCGGCATGACCGCCGGCGACCGGGTCGCGATCATCGAGCACTGCGACGGAGATCCGGGCTACCGCCTGACCGTCATCGGCGCCGTCCTGGACAAGGACGAGAAGATCCCCTCCTACGGCTCGACGGTGATCACCAGCGGAACCGCGTTCGCCCCGCCGGTCGTCGTCGGCATGTCCGACTCGGCGATCGGGGTTTACGACGGTGGGGCCAACACCCCCGAACCGACCGCGGCCGCCATCCGCACTTTTGATTCCGACGGGGCCGAAACCGGGCGCCATCCGGTCCCCGGCGGTGCCGAGCTCCCGGCCGGGAGCGAATCGGTGGCCGGCGAGGGACTGGTATCGGTGTGGACCGGTGCCGCCACCGCGGTCCTCGACGCGATCTCAATGGTCCCGCGGTTCACCGTTGCCGGCACCAGCGGGCCGGGCGTCGCCCTCGGCGAATCGATGCTGATTCCCGATCCGGAGGGCTATCTCGTCGTCGACGCGGCGACCGGGCGCCGGACCGGGCAGATCCCCGTCTCGCGCGAGAACCCCGAGGTGCGCGACCCGATCATTCCGGCCGCCATCGGCGATGGGATCGTCGAGCAGCGCGGCACGCTCGTCTCGGTCTACGGACCGTAG
- a CDS encoding DEAD/DEAH box helicase, with protein sequence MSTAETSADESVQTTIIDEEHSAPTFAELGVHDDIVAALTADGKTHTFAIQELTLPLALAGDDLIGQARTGMGKTFGFGVPLIHRLLTAPASGVRALDNTPRALVIVPTRELCLQVTGDLEVAGKGVDVTLADGTVRPLKVTAIYGGRPYETQIADLQAGVDIVVGTPGRLLDLAQQGHLVLGKVEILVLDEADEMLDLGFLPDIERILSAVPSARQTMLFSATMPGPIVTLARTFLNRPTHIRAEHANDSAVHERTTQHIYRAHALDKAELVARVLQADGRGATMIFTRTKRTAQKVADDLAERGFAVGAVHGDLGQGAREKALAAFREGKVDVLVATDVAARGIDIDDVTHVINYQCPEDDKTYVHRIGRTGRAGRTGIAITLVDWDEMHRWELINNALGLGVPEPVETYSSSEHLREELSIPESATGRIGAPKTASGTRAGREQQKRIERPARPKTERSRRRTRGGKTAGDKPAADAASRPKAAADSGSGPDAGADNGEGGQAKRRRRRRGGRGRGTGSGAAADNAAASATPAE encoded by the coding sequence ATGAGCACTGCTGAAACGAGCGCCGACGAGTCGGTGCAGACCACCATCATCGACGAGGAGCACTCCGCTCCCACCTTCGCCGAACTCGGCGTGCACGACGACATCGTCGCCGCACTCACCGCCGACGGCAAGACCCACACCTTCGCGATCCAGGAACTGACGCTGCCGCTGGCCCTGGCCGGCGACGACCTGATCGGCCAGGCCCGCACCGGGATGGGCAAGACCTTCGGCTTCGGCGTCCCGCTGATCCACCGCCTGTTGACCGCGCCGGCCTCGGGCGTGCGCGCCCTGGACAACACCCCGCGCGCCCTGGTCATCGTGCCGACCCGCGAGTTGTGCCTGCAGGTCACCGGTGACCTCGAGGTGGCCGGCAAGGGCGTCGACGTCACCCTCGCCGACGGCACCGTCCGCCCGCTGAAGGTCACCGCGATCTACGGCGGCCGCCCCTACGAGACCCAGATCGCCGACCTGCAGGCCGGCGTCGACATCGTCGTCGGCACGCCCGGCCGCCTGCTCGACCTCGCCCAGCAGGGGCACCTGGTCCTGGGCAAGGTCGAGATCCTCGTCCTCGACGAGGCCGACGAGATGCTCGACCTGGGCTTCCTCCCCGACATCGAGCGCATCCTCTCGGCGGTGCCAAGCGCCCGCCAGACGATGCTGTTCTCCGCGACGATGCCGGGCCCGATCGTCACCCTGGCCCGCACCTTCCTCAACCGCCCGACCCACATCCGGGCCGAGCACGCCAACGACTCGGCCGTGCACGAACGCACCACCCAGCACATCTACCGTGCGCACGCGCTGGACAAGGCCGAGCTGGTCGCCCGGGTGCTGCAGGCCGACGGCCGCGGCGCCACCATGATCTTCACCCGCACCAAGCGCACCGCGCAGAAGGTGGCCGACGACCTCGCCGAGCGCGGCTTCGCCGTCGGCGCGGTCCACGGCGACCTGGGACAGGGCGCGCGCGAGAAGGCCCTCGCGGCCTTCCGCGAGGGCAAGGTCGACGTCCTCGTCGCCACCGACGTCGCCGCGCGCGGCATCGACATCGACGACGTCACGCACGTGATCAACTACCAGTGCCCCGAGGACGACAAGACCTACGTGCACCGCATCGGCCGCACCGGTCGCGCGGGCCGCACCGGCATCGCCATCACCCTGGTCGACTGGGATGAGATGCACCGGTGGGAGCTGATCAACAACGCCCTCGGACTCGGGGTGCCCGAGCCGGTGGAGACCTACTCCAGCTCCGAGCACCTGCGCGAGGAACTCAGCATCCCCGAATCGGCCACCGGCCGCATCGGCGCCCCCAAGACCGCCTCGGGCACCCGTGCCGGACGCGAGCAGCAGAAGCGCATCGAGCGCCCCGCGCGCCCGAAGACCGAGCGCTCGCGGCGCCGCACCCGTGGCGGCAAGACCGCCGGGGACAAGCCCGCCGCCGACGCCGCCTCCCGGCCGAAGGCAGCCGCCGACTCCGGTTCGGGCCCCGACGCGGGCGCCGACAACGGCGAGGGCGGCCAGGCCAAGCGCCGTCGGCGCCGTCGCGGTGGGCGGGGACGCGGAACCGGTAGCGGTGCCGCGGCCGACAACGCCGCTGCCTCGGCGACCCCCGCCGAGTAG
- the rsrA gene encoding mycothiol system anti-sigma-R factor produces the protein MTGTDPEFEALDCTNVLADVWLLLDNECDPAARARLQEHLDRCPACLAQYGIEQQIKDLVGRKCGGERAPAGLADRLRVQIRQSTTVTQSSDGTSVSRTTVTRTSVSSQRGADIAPQVETENPGDRR, from the coding sequence ATGACCGGCACCGATCCCGAGTTCGAAGCGCTCGACTGCACCAACGTCCTCGCCGACGTATGGCTGCTCCTGGACAACGAATGCGACCCGGCCGCCCGGGCGCGGCTCCAGGAGCATCTCGACCGCTGCCCGGCCTGCCTGGCGCAGTACGGCATCGAGCAGCAGATCAAAGACCTCGTCGGTCGCAAGTGCGGCGGCGAGCGCGCCCCGGCCGGCCTCGCCGATCGGCTTCGCGTGCAGATCCGTCAGTCCACGACGGTCACCCAGTCCTCGGACGGGACCTCGGTCTCGCGCACGACGGTGACCCGGACCAGTGTCTCCTCCCAGCGGGGAGCCGACATCGCGCCGCAGGTGGAAACAGAAAACCCGGGCGACCGGCGGTAA
- a CDS encoding biotin/lipoyl-binding carrier protein: MAEDVVAEIVATVLEVLVSDGQPVEVGDTLVLLESMKMEIPVVAEDAGVLDEVKVSVNDVIQAGDVIATYK; this comes from the coding sequence ATGGCTGAAGACGTTGTTGCCGAGATCGTGGCCACCGTTCTCGAGGTGCTCGTTTCCGACGGCCAGCCCGTCGAGGTCGGGGACACCCTCGTGCTGCTGGAGTCGATGAAGATGGAGATCCCGGTCGTCGCCGAGGACGCCGGCGTGCTCGACGAGGTGAAGGTGTCGGTCAACGACGTGATCCAGGCCGGCGACGTGATCGCCACCTACAAGTAG
- a CDS encoding DUF3152 domain-containing protein, with protein sequence MNRSEDGRSGAPRPRAGEAARPRPRPRPRAGQSESYPRAGQSSARGAAGARPGPPPPPRTSVPRPGPGQPLTATWDPSTESSSADAAEGNVFSRFVAAYGWRAYAIPVLAVLTVMLVVMTIRGGNADGAADGASPDSGRNTDVVKESTPVGAPTGTIAASALPVGALPPDGHFTRVGKKSFHAVPVKAAQKVGTGAQLYTYTVEVENGLAPIDYSGDRAFASMVDATLANSKSWIGGGKVSFKRVNAGQNPDLRISLTSPNTTRELCGYQIKLESSCFYPPTRQVLINEARWVRGALSFSGDTHSYRQYLVNHEVGHGIGYEAHEPCKQNGALAPIMMQQSFGTSNKDIMGLDPDMNANRALSCRPNPWPFP encoded by the coding sequence GTGAACCGATCCGAGGACGGCCGATCCGGCGCGCCTCGACCCCGAGCGGGCGAGGCGGCGCGTCCGCGTCCGCGTCCGCGTCCGCGCGCCGGGCAGTCCGAGTCATATCCGCGAGCCGGGCAGTCGTCGGCCCGTGGAGCCGCCGGGGCCCGACCGGGCCCGCCCCCGCCGCCCCGCACGTCGGTACCCCGGCCGGGGCCGGGGCAACCACTGACGGCCACCTGGGATCCGTCGACGGAATCGTCGTCCGCCGATGCGGCCGAGGGCAATGTGTTCTCCCGCTTCGTCGCCGCCTACGGGTGGCGCGCCTACGCGATCCCGGTTCTCGCGGTGCTCACCGTCATGCTGGTGGTCATGACGATCCGCGGCGGGAATGCCGACGGGGCGGCCGACGGTGCCTCCCCGGACAGCGGGCGCAACACCGACGTGGTCAAGGAGTCGACGCCGGTGGGCGCCCCGACGGGCACGATCGCCGCATCGGCGCTGCCGGTCGGCGCACTCCCACCTGACGGGCATTTCACCAGGGTCGGTAAGAAGTCTTTCCACGCGGTGCCGGTGAAGGCCGCACAGAAGGTCGGAACCGGCGCGCAGCTGTACACCTACACCGTCGAGGTCGAGAACGGGTTGGCGCCCATCGACTACTCCGGTGATCGTGCTTTCGCGTCGATGGTCGACGCGACCCTGGCCAATTCCAAGAGCTGGATCGGTGGCGGCAAGGTTTCGTTCAAACGGGTCAACGCGGGGCAGAACCCAGACTTGCGGATCTCGCTGACGTCGCCCAACACCACCCGCGAACTGTGCGGCTACCAGATCAAACTGGAGAGCTCCTGCTTTTACCCGCCGACCCGACAGGTCCTCATCAACGAGGCCCGCTGGGTGCGCGGCGCGCTCTCGTTCTCCGGCGACACGCACAGCTACCGTCAGTACCTCGTGAACCACGAGGTCGGGCACGGAATCGGCTACGAGGCGCACGAACCGTGCAAGCAGAACGGCGCTCTCGCACCGATCATGATGCAGCAATCGTTCGGAACGAGTAACAAGGACATCATGGGACTCGATCCGGACATGAACGCCAATCGGGCGTTGAGCTGCAGACCCAACCCGTGGCCGTTCCCATGA